A window of the Streptomyces formicae genome harbors these coding sequences:
- a CDS encoding PPK2 family polyphosphate kinase — protein sequence MAKKSTKKDDRPDRLRELLRVPPGTETDLTAYDAEAVPVGPEDKAAGVAATAAMAERLAELQERLYAAGTAGDRRRLLLVLQGMDTCGKGGTVKHVIGHFNPAGCRIRAFKAPTPEEQDHHFLWRINRELPRSGEIGIFDRSHYEDVLIARVRELAPREQIRRRYDEINAFEKALAEDGVTLIKVFLHISYEQQRRRLLQRLDNPDKHWKFNVGDIEERALWPAYQKAYELALTRCSTAEAPWYVVPADRKWYRNWAVSQLLLEHLEELDPRYPAAGGFDVEESRKQLLAS from the coding sequence GTGGCGAAGAAGAGCACGAAGAAGGACGACAGGCCCGACCGGCTCCGTGAGCTGCTGCGCGTCCCGCCGGGCACGGAGACCGATCTCACCGCGTACGACGCCGAGGCCGTCCCGGTCGGTCCCGAGGACAAGGCCGCGGGCGTCGCGGCGACGGCCGCTATGGCCGAGCGCCTCGCGGAGCTCCAGGAACGCCTGTACGCGGCGGGAACGGCCGGCGACCGGCGCCGGCTGCTGCTGGTGCTCCAGGGCATGGACACCTGCGGCAAGGGCGGCACGGTCAAGCACGTGATCGGGCACTTCAACCCGGCCGGCTGCCGGATCAGGGCGTTCAAGGCGCCGACCCCGGAGGAGCAGGACCACCACTTCCTCTGGCGGATCAACCGCGAGCTGCCGCGCTCCGGCGAGATCGGCATCTTCGACCGCTCGCACTACGAGGACGTGCTCATCGCCCGGGTGCGGGAACTGGCCCCGCGGGAGCAGATCCGCCGCCGCTACGACGAGATCAACGCGTTCGAGAAAGCGCTCGCCGAGGACGGTGTGACGCTGATCAAGGTGTTTCTGCACATCTCGTACGAGCAGCAGCGGCGGCGGCTGCTCCAGCGGCTCGACAACCCGGACAAGCACTGGAAGTTCAACGTGGGCGACATCGAGGAGCGCGCGCTGTGGCCCGCGTACCAGAAGGCGTACGAGCTGGCCCTGACGCGCTGCTCGACGGCCGAGGCGCCCTGGTACGTCGTGCCGGCCGACCGCAAGTGGTACCGGAACTGGGCGGTCAGCCAGCTGCTCCTGGAGCATCTGGAGGAGCTGGATCCGCGGTACCCGGCGGCGGGCGGGTTCGACGTGGAGGAGAGCAGGAAGCAGCTGCTGGCGTCATGA
- a CDS encoding OsmC family protein: MATTRTAHTVWEGELLKGSGVVTFDSSGIASQPVSWPSRAEQANGKTSPEELIAGAHSSCFSMALSHGLTGAGTPPTRLETKADVTFQPGEGITGIHLTVEGQVPGLDQEGFQAAAEEAKKNCPVSQALTGTTITLTAKLA, encoded by the coding sequence ATGGCCACCACGCGTACGGCGCACACCGTCTGGGAAGGCGAGCTGCTCAAGGGCTCGGGCGTCGTCACCTTCGACTCCTCCGGCATTGCGAGCCAGCCCGTCTCCTGGCCCTCGCGCGCCGAGCAGGCGAACGGCAAGACCAGCCCCGAGGAGCTGATCGCCGGCGCCCACTCCAGCTGCTTCTCGATGGCCCTCTCACACGGCCTCACCGGCGCGGGCACTCCGCCCACCCGGCTGGAGACCAAGGCCGATGTCACCTTCCAGCCCGGTGAGGGCATCACCGGTATCCACCTGACCGTCGAGGGCCAGGTGCCGGGTCTCGACCAGGAGGGCTTCCAGGCCGCCGCCGAGGAGGCCAAGAAGAACTGCCCGGTGAGCCAGGCGCTCACGGGTACGACGATCACGCTCACCGCCAAGCTGGCGTAA
- the zapE gene encoding cell division protein ZapE: MSRSVTRPVELGTVPTTPLTEAVPLSLCAREPHVPADRLVAEMVPPPRFDSVRFDTYVPDPKQPSQTEAVTVLSSFAAGLGGAHATGSGRRRWFAKKPAAPAAPRGVYLDGGYGVGKTHLLASLWHATPAEPALKAFGTFVELTNLVGALGFQQTVQTLSGHRLLCIDEFELDDPGDTVLVSTLLGKLVDAGVALAATSNTLPGKLGEGRFAAADFLREIQGLSAHFRPLRIDGEDYRHRGLPEAPPPFTDEQVTKAAYATPGASLDDFPQLLEHLARVHPSRYGALTDGLRAVCLTDVRPVPDQSTALRLVVLADRLYDREIPVLAAGLPFDRLFSDEMLKGGYRKKYFRAISRLTALVRDAKGLVDQ; this comes from the coding sequence ATGTCGCGCAGTGTGACACGGCCCGTAGAGTTGGGGACTGTGCCGACCACGCCCCTGACCGAAGCCGTCCCGCTGTCCCTGTGCGCCCGCGAGCCCCATGTCCCGGCCGACCGTCTGGTCGCCGAGATGGTGCCGCCGCCGCGCTTCGACTCCGTCCGCTTCGACACGTACGTCCCCGACCCGAAGCAGCCCAGCCAGACCGAGGCGGTCACCGTGCTGAGCTCGTTCGCGGCGGGCCTGGGCGGCGCGCACGCGACCGGGAGCGGCAGGCGCCGCTGGTTCGCGAAGAAGCCGGCGGCCCCGGCGGCGCCGCGCGGTGTCTATCTCGACGGCGGGTACGGCGTCGGCAAGACGCATCTGCTCGCCTCGCTCTGGCACGCGACCCCGGCCGAGCCCGCCCTGAAGGCGTTCGGCACGTTCGTGGAGCTGACGAACCTCGTCGGCGCGCTCGGCTTCCAGCAGACCGTGCAGACGCTCAGCGGGCACCGGCTGCTCTGCATCGACGAGTTCGAGCTGGACGACCCGGGCGACACCGTGCTCGTCTCGACGCTGCTCGGCAAGCTCGTGGACGCGGGCGTGGCGCTCGCGGCCACCTCCAACACCCTGCCGGGGAAGCTCGGCGAGGGCCGGTTCGCCGCTGCCGACTTCCTCCGCGAGATCCAGGGCCTGTCGGCGCACTTCCGGCCGCTGCGGATCGACGGCGAGGACTACCGCCACCGCGGGCTGCCCGAGGCCCCGCCGCCGTTCACGGACGAGCAGGTCACCAAGGCCGCGTACGCCACCCCTGGCGCCTCGCTCGACGACTTCCCCCAGCTCCTGGAGCACCTCGCGCGGGTCCACCCGAGCCGCTACGGGGCGCTGACGGACGGGCTGCGCGCGGTCTGCCTCACCGATGTGCGGCCGGTGCCGGACCAGTCGACGGCGCTGCGGCTGGTCGTCCTCGCCGACCGGCTGTACGACCGCGAGATACCGGTCCTCGCCGCGGGTCTCCCCTTCGACCGGCTGTTCAGCGACGAGATGCTGAAGGGCGGATACCGGAAGAAGTACTTCCGGGCGATCTCGCGGCTGACGGCGCTCGTGCGGGACGCGAAGGGGCTTGTGGACCAGTAG
- a CDS encoding pyrimidine reductase family protein, with translation MRRLFPVTDPTADAHDREWGLDELADAYAYPAGDGRWLRANMVTSLDGAAQHGGRSQPLSSDTDMRIFGTLRQLADAVVVGAETVRQEGYRPARARDAFAARREAAGQGPAPAIAVVSASLELDFGLPLFTSPLVPTLVLTGAAAAPERVAAAEKAGVEVVVAGDGPGVEPARAVRALADRGLRRLLTEGGPRMLGQFIAAGVLDEMCLTVSPTLTAGDAQRIAGGPSVAVPERFALASLLEEAGFLFARYRRI, from the coding sequence ATGCGACGTCTTTTCCCTGTGACCGACCCGACAGCCGATGCCCATGACCGGGAGTGGGGCCTCGACGAGCTGGCCGACGCGTACGCGTACCCGGCGGGGGACGGGCGGTGGCTGCGCGCCAACATGGTGACGTCGCTGGACGGCGCGGCCCAGCACGGGGGCCGCTCCCAGCCGCTCTCCTCCGACACGGACATGCGGATCTTCGGCACGCTGCGGCAGCTGGCGGACGCGGTGGTCGTGGGCGCAGAGACGGTACGCCAGGAGGGGTACCGCCCGGCCCGCGCCCGGGACGCCTTCGCGGCGCGCCGGGAGGCCGCCGGGCAGGGCCCCGCCCCCGCGATCGCCGTGGTCAGCGCGAGCCTGGAGCTGGACTTCGGGCTGCCGCTCTTCACCTCCCCGCTGGTGCCGACGCTGGTCCTGACCGGCGCGGCGGCCGCCCCGGAGCGGGTGGCCGCGGCCGAGAAGGCGGGCGTGGAGGTGGTGGTCGCGGGCGACGGGCCCGGCGTCGAGCCCGCCCGCGCCGTGCGGGCCCTGGCCGACCGGGGCCTGCGGCGGCTGCTCACCGAGGGCGGGCCGAGGATGCTCGGCCAGTTCATCGCGGCCGGGGTGCTCGACGAGATGTGTCTGACCGTGTCGCCGACGCTGACCGCGGGGGACGCCCAGCGGATCGCCGGGGGGCCGTCGGTGGCGGTGCCGGAGCGGTTCGCGCTGGCGTCGCTGCTGGAGGAGGCCGGGTTCCTCTTCGCCCGCTACCGTCGGATCTGA
- a CDS encoding indole-3-glycerol phosphate synthase, with product MFTSVLMIEKPLTSADVEFVTTLHGTEPISFIVLMQPRGDQADLLLRAIDDVAMGELKDAVREGEVPEGEEARKIAELALENSLAELRAAGCEAVGQVVEDHPLDKMKSVVEESGADEVIVLTAPHYVEEFFHRDWASRARHKVGVPVLKLFAHSE from the coding sequence GTGTTCACAAGCGTTCTGATGATCGAGAAGCCGCTCACGTCCGCGGACGTGGAATTCGTCACGACCCTGCACGGCACCGAGCCGATCTCGTTCATCGTGCTCATGCAGCCGCGCGGGGACCAGGCGGATCTCCTGTTGCGCGCGATCGACGACGTCGCCATGGGCGAGCTGAAGGATGCCGTCCGCGAGGGCGAGGTGCCCGAGGGCGAGGAGGCCAGGAAGATCGCGGAGCTCGCCCTCGAGAACTCCCTGGCCGAGCTGCGGGCGGCCGGCTGCGAAGCGGTGGGCCAGGTCGTCGAGGACCATCCGCTCGACAAGATGAAGTCCGTCGTGGAGGAGTCCGGCGCCGACGAGGTGATCGTGCTCACCGCGCCCCACTACGTGGAGGAGTTCTTCCACCGGGACTGGGCGTCCCGGGCGCGGCACAAGGTCGGCGTACCGGTGCTCAAGCTCTTCGCGCACAGCGAATAG
- the murC gene encoding UDP-N-acetylmuramate--L-alanine ligase — MASGIPHAMERPHFIGIGGAGMSGIAKILAQRGAKVAGSDAKESATAESLRALGATVHIGHAAEHLADDASCVVVSSAIRPDNPELARAAELGVPVVHRSDALAAVMRGGSTIAVAGTHGKTTTTSMLAVALSELGLDPSYAIGGDLAGPGTNARHGEGEIFVAEADESDRSFQKYDPDVAIVLNVELDHHANYASMDEIYESFEAFTAKIPAGGTLVVGEHAGARELASRVSARDDLTVVRVGETADSDVRILAITPHGMTSEVTVALPDHGELTFTVSVPGRHYAHNAAAALAAGARLGIDPAALAAALTAYTGVGRRLQLKGEAAGVQVIDSYAHHPTEMTADLEAMRAAAGERRLLVVFQPHLFSRTQELGKEMGQALALADASVVLDIYPAREDPIPGVTSTLITDAALAAGASVTPVHDKSTVPDVIAGMAAPGDLVLTMGAGDVTDLGPQILARLSS, encoded by the coding sequence ATGGCATCCGGCATCCCTCACGCCATGGAACGGCCGCACTTCATCGGTATCGGCGGCGCCGGGATGTCCGGGATCGCGAAGATCCTCGCCCAGCGGGGTGCCAAGGTCGCGGGCAGTGATGCCAAGGAGTCGGCCACCGCGGAGTCGCTGCGGGCGCTCGGCGCGACCGTGCACATCGGTCACGCCGCCGAGCACCTCGCCGACGACGCCTCCTGCGTCGTCGTCTCCAGCGCGATCCGCCCCGACAACCCGGAGCTGGCCCGCGCCGCCGAGCTGGGCGTGCCCGTCGTGCACCGCTCCGACGCGCTCGCGGCCGTGATGCGGGGCGGCAGCACGATCGCCGTCGCCGGCACCCACGGCAAGACCACGACCACGTCGATGCTCGCCGTCGCCCTCAGCGAGCTCGGCCTCGACCCGTCGTACGCGATCGGCGGCGACCTCGCGGGGCCGGGCACGAACGCCCGCCACGGCGAGGGCGAGATCTTCGTCGCCGAGGCGGACGAGAGCGACCGCAGCTTCCAGAAGTACGACCCGGACGTGGCGATCGTCCTCAATGTCGAGCTCGACCACCACGCCAACTACGCGTCGATGGACGAGATCTACGAGTCCTTCGAGGCGTTCACGGCCAAGATCCCGGCCGGCGGCACGCTGGTCGTCGGCGAGCACGCGGGCGCCCGTGAGCTGGCGTCGCGGGTCTCCGCCCGGGACGACCTGACCGTCGTACGCGTCGGCGAGACCGCGGACTCCGACGTCCGCATCCTCGCGATCACCCCGCACGGCATGACCAGTGAGGTCACCGTCGCCCTGCCGGACCACGGCGAGCTCACCTTCACGGTCTCCGTCCCCGGCCGCCACTACGCGCACAACGCCGCCGCCGCCCTCGCCGCTGGCGCCCGCCTGGGCATCGACCCCGCCGCCCTGGCCGCCGCCCTCACCGCGTACACCGGCGTGGGCCGCCGCCTCCAGCTCAAGGGCGAGGCCGCCGGCGTCCAGGTCATCGACTCGTACGCCCACCACCCCACCGAGATGACCGCCGACCTGGAGGCCATGCGCGCGGCGGCGGGCGAGCGCCGCCTGCTCGTCGTCTTCCAGCCCCACCTCTTCTCCCGCACCCAGGAGCTGGGCAAGGAGATGGGCCAGGCCCTCGCCCTGGCCGACGCCTCGGTCGTCCTCGACATCTACCCGGCACGCGAGGACCCGATCCCGGGCGTCACCAGCACCCTGATCACCGACGCCGCCCTCGCCGCGGGCGCCTCCGTCACCCCCGTCCACGACAAGTCCACCGTCCCGGACGTGATCGCGGGAATGGCCGCACCCGGCGATCTCGTTCTCACCATGGGCGCGGGCGACGTGACGGACCTCGGTCCGCAGATCCTGGCCCGCCTGTCGAGCTGA
- the msrB gene encoding peptide-methionine (R)-S-oxide reductase MsrB, translating to MAYDVEKPDEQWRAELTPAEYQVLRQAGTEPAFRGEYTDTRTKGVYSCRACGAELFTSDTKFESHCGWPSFYDPKDTDTVELIEDRSHGMVRTEVRCARCGSHLGHVFEGEGYATPTDQRYCINSISLRLTPDEG from the coding sequence ATGGCGTACGACGTCGAGAAGCCGGACGAGCAGTGGCGCGCGGAGCTGACCCCCGCGGAGTACCAGGTCCTGCGCCAGGCCGGCACCGAGCCCGCCTTCCGCGGTGAGTACACGGACACCAGGACGAAGGGCGTCTACTCCTGCCGCGCCTGCGGCGCCGAGCTCTTCACCTCCGACACCAAGTTCGAGTCCCACTGCGGCTGGCCGTCCTTCTACGACCCGAAGGACACGGACACGGTGGAGCTGATCGAGGACCGGTCCCACGGCATGGTCCGCACGGAGGTCCGCTGCGCGAGGTGCGGCTCGCATCTCGGCCACGTCTTCGAGGGCGAGGGGTACGCGACCCCGACGGACCAGCGGTACTGCATCAACTCGATCTCGCTGCGGCTGACGCCGGACGAAGGCTGA
- a CDS encoding helicase C-terminal domain-containing protein — protein MTPISNSRASRLSAWLRTLDGEQLRRVLDARPDSVRAPEPCTLGELADRLQRPGSVARALQRLPLPCLQTAEALAALGTPVSRTELGELLGTDTRALDPVLRALADQALVWPGTAGELHMAAALRTAWVSPLGLGPGLAELLSSKTSEELRTMVTTLGLTPGTRKQQRLDAVLDHHGNPGRLLRLLDSAPARARELLEQHCGPESPLILYGSAAPGSTERWLLDRALLVGRPWSYEPAQVPAEVIRALRGPDWHAPFAPVPPAPDLVRLTPAEVEHEAGTAATAFAGQATAVLAACAARPPATLKSGGVGARELARIGKSVQCEEPVVRLVLECAYEAGLLAYEDKALRASPAYDAWAEREPADQFATLLRAWWQLGRTPTAARDEEGKALPSATRTPPCSGCLAARHGLLAAAADLPESHGVRNPADLGPLVAWQRPFADELPQDTQPFGTLIREAELLGVLARGALSPLGTALLHDDDPATLQHHAGRLLPGAIGKARIGGDLTAVVTGAPSARLAALLDSLADREARGTASVWRFSPTSVRRALDAGRTPSEIESDLSAVAEGMLPQPLTYLIHDTARRHGRIRIAPAACVIHSDDTALLAEIAAHRKLTRLGLRKLAPTVLLCRTALPEALGALRAEGYAPVAETEDGAVRVERPEQPRTNHVLPRPRRALAAPAPAPLIPTSELATRLLAAPDRLPHPDPDRGIPFASDTEEILAGYAKALALTDIRQLAHAIHESEPITIEYVATSGNHTIRTVSELDFDPPYLHAYCHLREDERVFTLSRIQAVLPA, from the coding sequence GTGACTCCCATCAGCAACTCCCGCGCCTCACGGCTGTCAGCCTGGCTGCGCACACTCGACGGCGAGCAGCTGCGGCGCGTACTCGACGCGCGCCCCGACTCCGTTCGCGCGCCCGAACCGTGCACGCTCGGCGAACTCGCCGACCGCCTGCAGCGGCCCGGCTCCGTCGCGCGGGCCTTGCAGCGGCTGCCGCTCCCTTGTCTGCAGACGGCCGAGGCGCTCGCCGCCCTGGGTACACCCGTGTCCCGTACGGAACTCGGGGAACTGCTCGGCACCGACACCCGCGCGCTCGACCCCGTCCTCCGTGCACTCGCCGATCAGGCCCTGGTGTGGCCCGGTACGGCAGGCGAGCTGCACATGGCGGCGGCACTGCGCACAGCCTGGGTGTCGCCTCTCGGGCTGGGGCCCGGGCTCGCGGAGCTGCTGTCCTCGAAAACCTCCGAGGAACTGCGCACAATGGTGACGACGCTGGGCCTCACACCCGGCACCAGGAAACAGCAGCGCCTCGACGCCGTGCTGGACCATCACGGCAACCCCGGCCGGCTCCTTCGACTGCTCGACTCCGCGCCTGCGCGCGCCCGGGAACTGCTGGAGCAGCACTGCGGGCCGGAATCTCCACTCATCCTGTACGGCTCGGCCGCACCCGGCTCCACCGAACGCTGGCTACTGGACCGGGCGTTGCTGGTCGGCCGCCCATGGTCGTACGAGCCTGCCCAGGTGCCCGCCGAGGTCATCCGCGCGCTGCGCGGACCCGACTGGCACGCCCCGTTCGCCCCGGTACCGCCCGCGCCGGACCTGGTGCGCCTCACGCCGGCCGAGGTGGAGCACGAGGCGGGAACCGCGGCCACCGCCTTCGCCGGGCAGGCCACCGCGGTGCTCGCCGCGTGCGCGGCACGCCCTCCGGCCACGCTCAAGTCGGGCGGCGTCGGTGCACGCGAACTGGCCCGCATCGGCAAGTCGGTGCAGTGCGAGGAGCCTGTAGTGCGCCTGGTGCTGGAGTGTGCATACGAGGCCGGGCTACTCGCGTACGAGGACAAGGCCCTGCGGGCGTCCCCGGCCTACGACGCGTGGGCGGAGCGGGAGCCGGCCGATCAGTTCGCGACCCTGCTCCGGGCCTGGTGGCAGCTCGGCCGCACACCGACCGCCGCCCGCGACGAGGAGGGCAAGGCGTTGCCGTCGGCGACCCGGACGCCCCCCTGTTCCGGCTGTCTGGCCGCTCGGCACGGACTGCTGGCTGCTGCCGCTGATCTGCCCGAATCCCATGGTGTACGCAACCCGGCCGACCTGGGCCCTCTCGTGGCCTGGCAGCGGCCCTTCGCCGACGAACTCCCGCAGGACACACAGCCGTTCGGCACCCTGATCAGGGAGGCCGAGCTGCTGGGTGTGCTCGCACGCGGCGCCCTGTCCCCACTCGGCACGGCACTGCTGCACGACGACGACCCCGCCACACTGCAGCACCACGCCGGGCGCCTGCTGCCGGGCGCCATCGGGAAGGCCCGCATCGGCGGAGACCTCACCGCGGTGGTGACCGGTGCGCCCTCCGCCCGTCTCGCGGCGCTGCTGGACTCGCTCGCCGACCGGGAAGCGCGTGGCACTGCGTCCGTCTGGCGGTTCAGCCCGACTTCCGTGCGCCGCGCCCTGGACGCGGGCCGTACCCCGAGCGAGATCGAGTCCGACCTGTCCGCTGTCGCGGAGGGCATGCTGCCCCAGCCCCTCACCTACCTGATCCACGACACGGCCCGTCGCCACGGCCGCATCCGCATCGCCCCTGCGGCCTGCGTCATCCACAGCGACGACACGGCGCTGCTTGCCGAGATCGCCGCACACCGCAAGCTGACCAGGCTGGGCCTGCGCAAGCTCGCCCCGACCGTCCTGCTCTGCCGCACCGCACTGCCCGAAGCCCTGGGCGCCCTGCGCGCCGAAGGGTACGCGCCCGTTGCCGAGACGGAGGACGGCGCCGTGCGCGTCGAACGGCCCGAACAGCCGCGTACAAACCATGTGCTGCCCCGCCCGCGCCGTGCCCTGGCAGCCCCCGCCCCGGCGCCGCTCATTCCGACGTCCGAACTTGCGACCCGGCTGCTCGCCGCCCCGGACCGCCTACCGCACCCCGACCCCGACCGCGGGATCCCCTTCGCCTCCGACACCGAGGAGATCCTCGCCGGTTACGCCAAGGCACTGGCCCTGACCGACATCCGCCAACTCGCCCACGCCATCCACGAGAGCGAGCCCATCACGATCGAGTACGTCGCGACCTCCGGCAACCACACCATCCGCACGGTGAGCGAACTCGACTTCGATCCGCCCTACCTCCACGCGTACTGCCATCTCCGCGAGGACGAGCGGGTCTTCACCCTCTCCCGCATCCAGGCCGTCCTGCCCGCGTGA
- a CDS encoding plasmid mobilization protein codes for MARTRISISLEQEQAERIRRHAERAGMDVSAYLVSAATRQMAETEAMEEQFAGVDALIAAAEAEASAGAPEPPASAGELTEQERREIESALGLVYGADRPGARPGEAA; via the coding sequence GTGGCCAGGACCAGGATCAGCATCAGCCTTGAGCAGGAGCAGGCCGAGCGCATTCGGCGGCACGCGGAGCGCGCCGGCATGGATGTCTCGGCGTACCTCGTGTCTGCCGCGACGCGGCAGATGGCGGAGACCGAGGCCATGGAGGAACAGTTCGCGGGCGTGGATGCTCTGATCGCCGCCGCGGAGGCCGAAGCCAGTGCGGGAGCGCCCGAGCCGCCCGCGTCGGCCGGGGAACTGACGGAACAGGAGCGGCGCGAGATCGAGTCCGCCCTCGGCCTTGTCTATGGGGCGGATCGCCCAGGTGCGCGGCCGGGCGAAGCCGCGTGA
- a CDS encoding serine hydrolase domain-containing protein, with translation MTIVTRTDGGFDAACLEEAVSGVAESKGFSGTVRVTRHGEPVFTRAFGMASRRWSVPNACDTRFRVASVAKTFTAVAVLQLVERKQVGLDDALVGFVKEHMPQLDPRVTVHHALTMTAGIGDWFEEGSDDWEAEWAALTSSHPLYLLRSNKDYLLLFAGKQPHFPPGERHLYNGAAYILLGLLIESVTGRSFEEVLAEDVFARAGMSAAGFPALDDLGPDIAEGYLTTADSPTPYRTNHYATTPGPAADGGATCTAADLTAFAHALCHGRLLNEETTRLALTPQVDEREEKVRGYRWMYGFGLTHILDDEGTIVRWGHTGEEDGASARLYHYPQQDLDVAVLGNISWCAGDVGWALHDAIVGN, from the coding sequence GTGACGATCGTGACGAGGACCGACGGCGGCTTCGATGCGGCTTGCCTGGAGGAGGCCGTCTCCGGAGTGGCGGAGAGCAAGGGGTTCTCCGGCACGGTCCGTGTCACGCGGCACGGGGAGCCCGTATTCACCCGTGCGTTCGGGATGGCGTCACGGCGGTGGTCCGTACCGAACGCGTGCGACACGCGCTTCCGGGTGGCGTCCGTGGCCAAGACGTTCACAGCGGTGGCGGTCCTGCAGCTCGTCGAGCGGAAGCAGGTCGGCCTCGACGACGCGCTCGTGGGCTTCGTGAAGGAGCACATGCCCCAGCTCGATCCGCGTGTCACGGTCCACCACGCCCTGACGATGACGGCGGGCATCGGCGACTGGTTCGAGGAGGGCAGCGACGACTGGGAGGCCGAATGGGCCGCCCTGACCTCCTCCCACCCGCTCTACCTGCTGCGGAGCAACAAGGACTACTTGCTGCTGTTCGCCGGCAAGCAGCCCCACTTCCCTCCCGGGGAGCGTCATCTCTACAACGGCGCCGCCTACATCCTGCTCGGCCTCCTCATCGAATCGGTGACGGGCCGCTCCTTCGAGGAGGTCCTCGCCGAGGACGTCTTCGCCCGTGCCGGGATGAGCGCGGCAGGATTCCCGGCCCTGGACGACCTGGGGCCGGACATCGCCGAGGGATACCTCACCACCGCCGACAGCCCCACCCCGTACCGGACCAATCACTACGCGACCACTCCCGGGCCCGCCGCCGACGGAGGGGCCACCTGTACCGCCGCCGATCTGACGGCCTTCGCGCACGCACTGTGCCACGGGCGGCTGCTGAACGAGGAGACCACGCGCCTGGCGCTGACCCCCCAGGTCGACGAGCGTGAGGAGAAGGTCCGCGGCTACCGGTGGATGTACGGCTTCGGCCTCACCCACATCCTCGATGACGAAGGAACCATCGTCCGCTGGGGCCACACGGGCGAGGAGGACGGGGCCAGTGCCCGCCTCTACCACTACCCGCAGCAGGACCTGGACGTCGCCGTCCTCGGCAACATCAGCTGGTGTGCCGGCGACGTGGGGTGGGCCCTCCACGACGCCATCGTCGGCAACTGA
- a CDS encoding ATP-binding cassette domain-containing protein has protein sequence MTSLTQGYGDRRIIEDLDLCLQPGVTGLLGPNGAGKTTLLRTLATIAPPQDGTLEFFGTVVRSERDARRARRRIGYLPQDFGYYPAFSVTEFVRYCAWLREVPDKEAGPATEKALAAVGLADRAPDRMKSLSGGMLRRAGIAAAIVGSPALILLDEPTVGLDPAQRLDFRDLIRSLAREGTAVLLSTHLVEDVGAACDTVLVLKDGQVVHSGPPQQLARQAAPAAPGDSPLERGYMTVLGTHRPARETAC, from the coding sequence TTGACTTCCCTCACGCAGGGCTACGGCGATCGGCGGATCATCGAGGATCTCGACCTTTGCCTCCAGCCGGGCGTCACCGGTCTGCTCGGCCCCAACGGGGCTGGCAAGACCACACTGTTGCGCACGCTCGCCACGATCGCGCCGCCACAGGACGGCACTCTGGAGTTCTTCGGCACGGTTGTCCGCAGCGAGCGGGATGCGCGCCGGGCCCGGCGACGGATCGGGTACCTGCCCCAGGACTTCGGCTACTACCCGGCGTTCTCCGTCACTGAATTCGTCCGCTACTGCGCCTGGCTGCGCGAGGTCCCCGACAAAGAAGCCGGGCCGGCGACCGAGAAGGCGCTCGCAGCCGTGGGCCTGGCGGACCGAGCCCCTGACCGTATGAAGTCTCTGTCAGGCGGCATGCTGCGACGTGCAGGGATCGCCGCCGCCATCGTCGGTTCTCCCGCCCTGATACTGCTGGACGAACCGACCGTCGGTCTCGACCCCGCGCAGCGCCTCGACTTCCGCGACCTCATTCGCTCCCTGGCCCGCGAAGGTACGGCGGTGCTGCTCAGCACGCACCTGGTCGAGGACGTCGGCGCTGCCTGCGACACCGTCCTCGTACTCAAGGACGGCCAGGTCGTGCACAGCGGCCCGCCGCAGCAACTGGCCCGGCAGGCCGCTCCGGCAGCCCCCGGCGACAGCCCACTTGAGCGCGGCTACATGACAGTCCTCGGTACCCACCGGCCGGCCAGGGAGACGGCGTGCTGA